The following proteins are co-located in the Bacillus pumilus genome:
- the flhF gene encoding flagellar biosynthesis protein FlhF, with amino-acid sequence MKMKKITANSMQEATIQIRQQLGKDAVILNSKTVVKRKLFGLKKQQMVEVIAVLDQDFEERAGNGLNPPAPIPVLPKKEPVQKQAQEPAFAPEAVKAISPHSQPLEYTRNERHAGILPDSLMAVDQKLKDQGLDDEIRDECLKGLLTKGAVKEDQIKKELEKLLTEMLPAHTSDEPMIRSKYIVLFGSTGAGKTTTIAKLAAKTAIQHQKKIAFITTDTYRIAAIEQLKTYAELLNAPLEVCYSREDFVKAQQTFKDYDHIFIDTAGRNFKEEAYMKELTDIIPFDESIQSFLVMSATSKYQDMNAMVKRFEHVPVHQFIFTKVDETDTMGTIFQIIAESQIGLGFLTNGQNVPEDILEGSPLELTRMVLQ; translated from the coding sequence ATGAAAATGAAAAAGATCACAGCGAATTCTATGCAGGAGGCAACGATTCAAATTAGGCAGCAGCTTGGGAAAGATGCCGTCATTTTAAATTCTAAAACCGTTGTCAAACGAAAGCTGTTCGGTTTAAAAAAACAGCAAATGGTCGAAGTGATTGCGGTGCTGGATCAAGATTTTGAAGAAAGAGCTGGTAATGGACTAAACCCACCGGCTCCTATCCCGGTGTTACCGAAAAAGGAGCCGGTTCAAAAGCAGGCGCAAGAACCAGCCTTTGCTCCTGAGGCAGTCAAAGCCATTTCCCCTCATTCTCAGCCTTTAGAATATACAAGGAACGAGCGGCATGCTGGCATTTTGCCTGATTCTCTTATGGCGGTCGATCAAAAGCTAAAGGATCAAGGTCTTGATGATGAGATTCGAGATGAGTGCTTAAAGGGTCTTTTAACGAAGGGTGCTGTCAAGGAAGATCAAATTAAAAAAGAACTTGAAAAACTGCTCACAGAGATGCTGCCAGCTCACACCTCTGATGAGCCGATGATTCGTTCGAAATATATTGTGCTGTTTGGTTCAACGGGCGCTGGCAAAACGACAACGATTGCAAAGCTGGCTGCCAAAACGGCTATTCAGCATCAAAAGAAAATCGCTTTTATTACAACGGATACGTACCGAATTGCAGCAATCGAACAACTGAAAACATATGCTGAACTGCTGAATGCGCCGCTTGAGGTTTGTTATTCAAGAGAGGATTTTGTGAAAGCGCAGCAGACCTTTAAAGATTATGATCATATTTTCATAGACACAGCAGGCCGTAACTTTAAAGAAGAAGCGTATATGAAAGAGCTGACAGACATTATTCCATTTGATGAAAGCATTCAAAGTTTCCTTGTCATGAGTGCAACGTCGAAGTATCAGGACATGAACGCCATGGTCAAACGTTTTGAACACGTTCCAGTCCATCAATTCATTTTTACGAAAGTAGATGAAACAGACACGATGGGAACGATCTTTCAAATCATTGCAGAATCTCAAATTGGGCTCGGTTTTTTAACAAATGGCCAAAATGTACCTGAGGATATTCTTGAGGGCTCTCCTCTTGAATTAACAAGGATGGTCTTACAATGA
- a CDS encoding MinD/ParA family protein → MMKPDQAEGLRKLVQQSQTITPAPLSVSGLAKTIAVMSGKGGVGKSNLTLNMALSVASAGKRVLVIDLDFGMGNIDILLGKTSTSSILDVLVRKKSFQAAMTKGTDNLYYISGGSGLEQLFSLDKEQWSFFLEEMERMMRDFDCIFFDMGAGLSKDQLPFVLSAGEVVVVTTPEPTSIMDAYSAIKHLTIHQFGQSVQIIVNRCKTPSEGSETYRKLAGVVTSFLHRKLVFAGAVPDDPAVPKAVAEQIPFYIKQPHSRLSKTIKMLAETLYHQQLREARREQHTFIDKLSSFFKRRKVDS, encoded by the coding sequence ATGATGAAGCCTGACCAAGCAGAAGGTCTAAGAAAACTTGTTCAGCAGAGTCAAACGATAACGCCGGCCCCTCTTAGCGTAAGCGGACTGGCAAAAACCATTGCAGTCATGAGCGGTAAAGGCGGGGTAGGTAAATCGAATTTGACGCTGAATATGGCACTGTCTGTCGCTAGTGCAGGTAAGCGAGTGTTAGTCATTGACCTTGATTTTGGCATGGGGAATATTGATATTTTATTAGGGAAAACATCGACTAGCTCTATATTAGATGTTCTCGTTAGGAAGAAATCCTTCCAAGCGGCTATGACAAAAGGAACTGACAATCTTTATTACATTTCTGGCGGAAGCGGACTTGAACAGCTGTTTTCTTTAGATAAAGAGCAATGGTCATTCTTTCTGGAGGAGATGGAGAGAATGATGCGTGATTTCGATTGTATATTCTTTGATATGGGTGCAGGCTTGTCAAAAGATCAACTGCCTTTTGTCTTATCGGCAGGAGAAGTGGTGGTCGTGACAACGCCAGAACCAACATCCATCATGGATGCCTACAGCGCGATTAAACACTTAACCATTCATCAGTTTGGGCAGTCAGTGCAAATCATTGTTAACCGGTGTAAAACCCCGTCAGAAGGGTCTGAAACCTACCGGAAATTAGCAGGAGTGGTCACATCATTTCTACACAGAAAGCTTGTGTTTGCTGGTGCTGTGCCTGATGATCCTGCGGTTCCTAAAGCAGTAGCGGAACAAATTCCATTTTATATCAAGCAGCCTCATTCAAGGCTGAGTAAAACAATTAAAATGCTTGCAGAAACACTTTATCATCAGCAGTTAAGAGAGGCACGGAGAGAGCAGCATACGTTTATAGATAAGTTGTCCTCTTTTTTTAAAAGGAGGAAGGTGGACTCATGA
- a CDS encoding protein-glutamate methylesterase/protein-glutamine glutaminase, giving the protein MIRVLVVDDSAFMRKLISDFLSAEQEIEVVGTARNGEDALKRIKELNPDVVTLDVEMPVLNGTEALKQILAEHDLAVIMVSSQTKQGKDLTIHCLELGAFDFVTKPSGSISLDLHKVRGQIVERVLAAGLSRKRTEKQVSPKPVIKPPSPVAVPRLKEVKSGSLQKIISIGTSTGGPRALQRVVTKLPKDIEAPILIVQHMPAGFTASLATRLDHLSQIAIKEAQDGDIAKNGVAYIAPGGMNMSLHEQGASLVIRLSPEDTDSRHKPSVNYLFESISNIKGYEKIAVIMTGMGSDGTEGVKKMVASGHTKVIAEKEESCVVFGMPKSVIKAGLAHETRHVDDIAHAIISSMKKERA; this is encoded by the coding sequence ATGATTAGAGTACTTGTAGTAGATGACTCGGCCTTTATGCGAAAGCTCATTAGTGATTTCCTAAGTGCCGAACAAGAAATTGAAGTCGTGGGAACGGCGCGAAATGGGGAAGATGCCTTAAAACGGATCAAGGAATTGAATCCAGATGTTGTCACACTAGATGTGGAAATGCCTGTTTTAAATGGAACAGAAGCATTAAAACAAATTCTGGCTGAACACGACCTTGCCGTGATTATGGTGTCAAGCCAGACAAAGCAAGGGAAGGATTTAACCATCCATTGCTTAGAGCTCGGTGCGTTTGACTTCGTGACAAAGCCTTCGGGAAGTATTTCGCTCGATTTACACAAAGTAAGAGGTCAAATTGTAGAGCGCGTACTTGCGGCAGGTCTGTCTAGGAAACGCACTGAGAAACAGGTTTCTCCTAAGCCAGTCATCAAGCCGCCAAGTCCAGTGGCTGTTCCCCGTCTGAAAGAAGTAAAAAGCGGCTCACTCCAAAAGATTATTTCAATCGGAACATCTACGGGAGGGCCAAGGGCGCTTCAACGAGTCGTCACGAAGCTGCCAAAGGACATAGAGGCGCCAATTTTGATTGTGCAGCATATGCCGGCAGGATTTACGGCATCACTTGCTACGAGGTTAGACCATTTATCACAAATTGCGATTAAAGAAGCACAAGATGGAGATATCGCTAAAAATGGAGTGGCTTACATAGCTCCTGGTGGAATGAATATGTCACTTCATGAACAAGGGGCGTCTTTAGTGATCAGGCTGTCCCCAGAAGATACTGACAGCCGGCACAAACCTTCTGTTAACTATTTATTTGAATCTATCAGCAACATAAAAGGTTACGAGAAAATTGCTGTCATTATGACAGGGATGGGTAGCGACGGCACAGAAGGTGTCAAAAAAATGGTCGCAAGCGGTCATACAAAAGTCATTGCAGAAAAAGAAGAATCATGTGTTGTTTTCGGAATGCCTAAATCAGTCATTAAAGCAGGCCTTGCACATGAAACAAGGCATGTGGATGACATCGCACATGCAATTATAAGCTCCATGAAAAAAGAGAGGGCGTGA
- a CDS encoding chemotaxis protein CheA, with amino-acid sequence MDVNQYLDIFLDESREHLQACNEKLLELEKNPTDLQLVNDIFRAAHTLKGMSATMGYADMAQLTHHLENMFDAIRNEQMIVTPESMDTMFEALDHLEAMVQSIAEGGDGKRDVTEISKKLDVTGSHAEAASSVETADASAPAANDLDYNEFERTVLDEAREQGFKCYELTVTLSDACLLKAVRVYMIFERLNEAGEVVKTVPNAELLESEDFESEFSISYLSKQPMDEVKKIVTAISEVEHVEISEVSAFEETASAEKREAKPEQKKEEVSVPAAKAPANEGPKANGNNGAAAGVTKTIRVNIDRLDSLMNLFEELVIDRGRLEQIAKELENNELTDTVERMTRISGDLQSIILNMRMVPVETVFNRFPRMIRQLTKELNKKIELIIEGAETELDRTVIDEIGDPLLHLLRNSLDHGIESPEERVKKGKPEKGTVLLKAYHSGNHVFIEVEDDGGGINRKKVLEKALERGVITEREAETIEDHQIDSLIFAAGFSTADEISDISGRGVGLDVVKNKLESLGGSVSINSTEGQGSLFSIQLPLTLSIISVLLVKLEEETFAIPISSIIETAVIKKSDILQTHDREVIDFRGFIVPVVYLKKQFHVPNANELEEELHIIVVRKGDKLTAFVVDSFIGQQEVVLKSLGDYLPNVFAISGATILGDGQVALIVDCNALIK; translated from the coding sequence TTGGATGTAAACCAATACTTAGATATCTTTTTAGATGAAAGCAGAGAACATTTACAAGCTTGTAATGAAAAACTTCTCGAATTAGAAAAGAACCCAACCGACTTGCAGCTAGTGAATGATATTTTCAGAGCGGCTCATACATTGAAAGGCATGAGTGCAACGATGGGCTATGCTGATATGGCTCAACTGACGCATCACTTAGAAAACATGTTTGATGCCATCCGGAATGAACAAATGATTGTCACTCCTGAGTCAATGGATACGATGTTTGAAGCACTCGACCACCTTGAAGCAATGGTTCAATCGATTGCAGAAGGCGGGGACGGGAAACGTGATGTCACAGAGATTAGTAAAAAGCTAGACGTGACAGGAAGCCATGCGGAGGCAGCTTCTAGCGTTGAGACAGCTGATGCATCAGCTCCTGCCGCTAACGACTTAGACTATAATGAATTTGAACGAACAGTTCTTGATGAAGCGAGAGAACAAGGCTTTAAATGCTATGAGCTGACCGTGACATTAAGCGACGCATGCTTATTAAAAGCAGTTCGTGTCTATATGATTTTTGAAAGACTCAATGAAGCAGGCGAGGTCGTCAAAACGGTTCCGAATGCAGAACTTTTAGAATCAGAAGATTTCGAATCTGAATTCAGTATTTCTTATCTATCTAAACAGCCAATGGACGAAGTGAAGAAAATCGTGACGGCGATCTCAGAGGTTGAACATGTTGAGATCTCTGAAGTCTCTGCATTTGAAGAAACTGCCTCGGCTGAAAAACGAGAAGCAAAACCTGAACAGAAAAAAGAAGAAGTATCCGTGCCTGCTGCTAAAGCGCCAGCAAACGAAGGGCCAAAAGCAAATGGCAATAACGGTGCAGCTGCCGGCGTTACGAAAACAATTCGTGTCAACATCGATCGTCTAGATTCTCTTATGAATCTGTTTGAAGAACTTGTTATTGATAGAGGACGTTTAGAACAGATTGCAAAAGAGCTTGAAAACAACGAACTCACTGATACGGTCGAAAGAATGACACGTATATCAGGCGACCTGCAATCGATCATCCTGAACATGAGAATGGTACCTGTAGAAACTGTGTTTAACAGGTTCCCGCGTATGATTCGTCAATTGACGAAAGAGCTTAATAAGAAAATTGAACTCATCATTGAAGGCGCTGAAACAGAGCTTGATCGAACAGTGATCGACGAGATTGGAGATCCGCTCTTACACTTACTCAGAAACAGTCTAGATCACGGGATTGAATCGCCAGAAGAACGTGTGAAAAAAGGCAAGCCAGAAAAAGGAACCGTTCTATTAAAGGCTTATCATAGTGGAAACCACGTCTTCATTGAAGTAGAAGATGACGGTGGCGGGATTAACCGTAAAAAGGTGCTTGAAAAAGCACTAGAGCGCGGGGTTATTACAGAAAGAGAAGCGGAAACCATTGAAGATCATCAAATTGATTCATTGATCTTTGCAGCAGGATTCTCTACAGCTGATGAGATATCTGACATCTCAGGCCGCGGTGTAGGTCTTGACGTCGTGAAAAACAAGCTGGAATCATTAGGCGGTTCTGTAAGCATCAACTCAACAGAAGGCCAGGGCTCATTATTCTCTATCCAGCTCCCGCTCACATTGTCAATTATTTCCGTTCTTCTTGTGAAACTGGAAGAGGAAACATTTGCGATTCCGATTTCTTCTATTATTGAAACGGCTGTGATTAAGAAAAGCGACATCCTTCAAACGCATGATCGTGAAGTGATTGATTTCCGCGGATTTATCGTACCGGTCGTGTACCTGAAGAAACAATTCCACGTACCAAATGCGAATGAATTAGAGGAAGAACTGCACATCATCGTTGTTCGTAAAGGAGACAAGCTGACAGCATTTGTGGTCGATTCATTCATTGGTCAGCAAGAGGTTGTATTGAAATCACTAGGAGATTACCTGCCAAACGTGTTTGCGATCTCAGGCGCAACAATCCTAGGTGACGGTCAGGTTGCACTCATCGTTGACTGTAATGCACTGATCAAGTAA
- a CDS encoding chemotaxis protein CheW translates to MSTDIKTGEKMIVFIVNKKEYAISVSEVKSIEKWQQPTRIPGVAPYICGVINLRGVVTPVIDLRVRLGSTDNEITDETRMIIVQVGDIEVGWVVDEANDVITVHQEEVESSPDSAEKEGQSWVIGIIKHDQRLFNIIHAGAVLDNSVQDAPVH, encoded by the coding sequence ATGAGTACAGATATCAAAACTGGCGAAAAGATGATTGTGTTTATCGTAAACAAAAAAGAATACGCCATTTCAGTATCAGAAGTAAAGTCCATTGAAAAATGGCAGCAGCCGACAAGAATTCCTGGCGTTGCCCCTTATATATGCGGCGTCATTAATCTGCGCGGTGTGGTGACACCTGTCATCGACCTTAGGGTTAGACTTGGATCAACTGACAACGAGATTACAGATGAAACTAGAATGATTATTGTGCAAGTTGGTGACATTGAAGTCGGCTGGGTTGTTGATGAAGCAAATGATGTCATTACAGTCCATCAGGAAGAAGTAGAATCTTCTCCTGATTCAGCTGAAAAAGAAGGACAATCATGGGTGATAGGTATCATTAAGCATGATCAGCGTCTATTTAATATCATTCATGCTGGTGCTGTCCTCGACAATAGCGTTCAAGATGCACCTGTTCATTAA
- a CDS encoding chemotaxis protein CheC, translating to MNIFSEIKDEQLDVLREVGNIGAGHAASALANLLDRKIDMAVPFVKVLSFEDLMDFFGGADLPVASIFLRMEGDLSGSIFFIMPFEQAEQFVRELVQDPAFDIDTIHEHVLGTSALHELGNILAGSYLSALADLTKLKLYPSVPDVTLDMFGAVISEGLMQFSPLGDQAIVIDTSIFDDQNKQELKGNMFLLPDFESFDKLFKALGNL from the coding sequence ATGAACATTTTCAGTGAAATAAAAGATGAACAGTTAGATGTATTAAGAGAGGTAGGGAATATCGGAGCAGGCCATGCAGCGTCTGCTCTTGCCAACCTATTAGATCGCAAAATAGATATGGCTGTTCCTTTTGTCAAAGTTCTCTCGTTTGAAGATTTAATGGATTTTTTTGGCGGTGCAGATCTTCCAGTTGCAAGCATTTTCCTGCGAATGGAAGGAGATTTATCCGGCTCCATCTTTTTCATTATGCCGTTTGAGCAAGCAGAGCAATTTGTAAGAGAGCTTGTACAGGATCCAGCGTTTGATATTGATACCATTCATGAACACGTGCTAGGGACGTCAGCACTTCATGAGCTAGGAAATATTTTAGCAGGCTCTTATTTATCAGCCCTTGCCGATCTAACAAAATTGAAGCTTTACCCAAGTGTTCCAGATGTCACTCTCGATATGTTCGGTGCTGTCATTAGTGAAGGGTTAATGCAGTTCAGTCCTCTCGGCGATCAGGCAATTGTGATTGATACATCCATTTTTGATGATCAAAATAAGCAAGAGCTGAAAGGAAATATGTTTCTATTACCAGACTTTGAATCGTTTGACAAACTGTTCAAAGCATTAGGTAACCTATAA
- a CDS encoding chemotaxis protein CheD, with protein sequence MNVQIPAVVKVGIADVQLVKTPDRIRTSGLGSCVGLVLFDQEKKLAGLVHVMLPDSSLAKGAVENLAKYADTGVKHTIDLLLKEGARKHALKAKLAGGAEMFKFKSTNDLMRIGPRNVSAVKEHLSLHHIPIISEDTGGNNGRTIEFDPLTTELEIRTVKHGIMKI encoded by the coding sequence ATGAACGTGCAGATTCCGGCAGTTGTAAAGGTTGGTATAGCGGATGTTCAGCTTGTGAAAACACCGGACCGTATTCGGACATCCGGTCTTGGTTCTTGCGTAGGTCTTGTCCTGTTTGACCAAGAGAAAAAGCTGGCAGGTCTTGTCCATGTCATGCTTCCAGACTCATCCCTTGCAAAAGGGGCGGTGGAGAACTTGGCCAAATATGCAGATACAGGTGTCAAGCATACAATTGATCTGCTCCTAAAAGAAGGAGCGCGCAAACATGCGCTAAAGGCGAAACTTGCTGGTGGCGCGGAAATGTTTAAGTTTAAGTCAACCAATGATTTGATGAGAATTGGACCTAGAAACGTATCAGCTGTTAAAGAACATCTGTCTCTTCATCATATCCCGATCATTAGTGAGGACACGGGCGGGAATAATGGACGTACGATTGAATTCGATCCGCTTACGACGGAGCTTGAGATCCGCACTGTGAAGCATGGCATTATGAAGATATAA
- a CDS encoding FliA/WhiG family RNA polymerase sigma factor, whose translation MQSLNYEDQALWARWKEWKDPAAGDDLMRRYMPLVTYHVGRISIGLPKSVHKEDLISLGMLGLYDALEKFDPGRDLKFDTYASFRIRGAIIDGLRKEDWLPRTSREKTKKVEAAIEKLEQRYLRNVTATEVAEELGMSEQDVVTTMNEGFFANLLSIDEKLHDQEDGENVQVMIRDEKSVTPEEKMLKDELIEQLAEKITELSEKEKLVISLFYKEELTLTEIGQVLNLSTSRISQIHSKALFKLKHLLDKAIQS comes from the coding sequence ATGCAATCCTTAAATTACGAAGATCAGGCGCTATGGGCTAGATGGAAAGAGTGGAAGGACCCAGCTGCTGGAGATGATCTTATGCGCCGCTATATGCCGCTCGTCACATATCATGTTGGAAGAATTTCCATCGGTCTCCCGAAGTCAGTGCATAAAGAAGACTTGATCAGTCTAGGGATGCTCGGTTTATATGATGCCCTTGAAAAATTTGACCCCGGAAGAGATCTGAAGTTTGATACATATGCATCCTTCAGAATCCGCGGAGCCATCATCGACGGTCTTCGTAAAGAGGACTGGCTGCCTCGTACATCAAGAGAAAAAACAAAAAAAGTAGAAGCGGCTATTGAAAAACTTGAACAGCGTTATTTGCGAAATGTGACAGCGACAGAGGTTGCCGAGGAACTCGGCATGAGTGAACAGGATGTTGTCACAACGATGAATGAAGGTTTCTTTGCGAATTTGCTCTCAATCGACGAGAAGCTGCATGATCAAGAAGACGGAGAAAACGTCCAAGTCATGATTCGCGACGAAAAGTCTGTGACACCTGAGGAGAAAATGCTGAAAGATGAATTAATTGAACAGCTTGCTGAAAAGATTACTGAGCTTTCGGAAAAAGAAAAGCTTGTGATCAGTCTTTTCTATAAAGAAGAACTGACATTAACGGAAATCGGTCAAGTGCTCAATTTATCCACCTCGCGCATTTCACAAATTCATTCGAAGGCATTGTTCAAGCTTAAGCATCTGCTTGATAAAGCCATTCAATCTTAA
- a CDS encoding Swarming motility protein SwrB: MLWLISFMLHAALIYFVIILYTRMNSLKATEQKQRELLEETENTLAAFLMEVKEENDKLSKAAAASPDFFAEELKSDLQTPKQPQPTESQQSVESEDPVPEHLSALLSEVEVQEEKVNEPVPNLETEAPEPSENEIEETFQDQVKALYDQGRSLEEIAKELKTGKTEIELLLKFSGKL, encoded by the coding sequence ATGTTATGGCTGATTAGCTTTATGCTTCATGCTGCACTTATTTATTTTGTGATCATTTTATACACGAGAATGAATTCGCTGAAGGCAACTGAACAAAAGCAGCGAGAGCTTTTAGAAGAAACGGAAAATACCCTGGCTGCATTTTTGATGGAAGTCAAAGAAGAGAATGACAAACTATCAAAAGCTGCAGCCGCTTCCCCTGATTTTTTTGCTGAAGAGCTGAAATCGGATCTTCAGACACCAAAGCAACCACAACCAACTGAATCCCAGCAATCGGTAGAAAGTGAAGATCCAGTACCAGAGCACCTGTCGGCTCTCCTTAGCGAGGTTGAGGTGCAGGAAGAGAAGGTAAACGAACCCGTTCCAAATCTTGAAACAGAAGCTCCTGAGCCTTCTGAAAATGAAATAGAAGAAACATTCCAAGATCAAGTGAAGGCCTTATATGATCAAGGGCGGTCACTAGAAGAAATAGCGAAAGAATTGAAAACTGGTAAGACAGAAATCGAGCTTTTATTAAAATTTAGCGGAAAGCTGTAA
- the rpsB gene encoding 30S ribosomal protein S2: MSVISMKQLLEAGVHFGHQTRRWNPKMKRYIFTERNGIYIIDLQKTVKKVEEAYNFTKNLAADGGKILFVGTKKQAQDSVKEEAIRSGMFYVNQRWLGGTLTNFETIQKRIKRLKDIEKMQENGTFEVLPKKEVVQLKKELERLEKFLGGIKDMKSLPDALFIIDPRKERIAVAEARKLNIPIIGIVDTNCDPDEIDVVIPANDDAIRAVKLLTAKMADAILESKQGEEEAVVEETTETETTTA, encoded by the coding sequence ATGTCAGTTATTTCTATGAAGCAATTGCTAGAAGCTGGTGTTCACTTCGGTCACCAAACTCGCCGTTGGAACCCAAAAATGAAGCGTTACATCTTTACAGAGCGTAATGGTATCTACATCATCGATCTTCAAAAAACGGTGAAAAAAGTAGAGGAAGCTTACAACTTCACGAAAAACCTTGCTGCTGATGGAGGAAAAATCCTTTTTGTTGGTACGAAAAAACAAGCGCAAGATTCAGTGAAAGAAGAAGCAATCCGTTCTGGTATGTTCTATGTAAACCAACGCTGGCTTGGTGGAACGTTAACAAACTTTGAAACAATCCAAAAACGTATCAAGCGTTTGAAAGATATTGAAAAAATGCAAGAAAACGGTACTTTCGAAGTTCTTCCTAAGAAAGAAGTCGTTCAACTGAAAAAAGAATTAGAGCGTCTTGAAAAATTCTTAGGCGGAATCAAAGACATGAAGAGTCTTCCGGATGCACTTTTCATTATCGATCCTCGTAAAGAGCGTATTGCAGTTGCAGAAGCTCGTAAACTGAATATCCCAATCATCGGTATCGTTGACACAAACTGTGATCCAGACGAAATTGATGTTGTGATCCCTGCAAACGATGATGCAATCCGTGCTGTAAAACTTCTAACTGCTAAAATGGCAGATGCGATTCTTGAGTCTAAACAAGGCGAAGAAGAAGCTGTTGTAGAAGAAACGACAGAAACTGAAACAACAACTGCGTAA
- the tsf gene encoding translation elongation factor Ts, which translates to MAITAQLVKELRQKTGAGMMDCKKALTETDGDIDKAIDLLREKGIAKAAKKADRIAAEGLTLIKTDGNTGVILEVNSETDFVAKNEGFQTLLNELADHLLAAKPATIEEAHASKMENGSTVEEHITSAIAKIGEKITLRRFSVITKEDNAAFGSYLHMGGRIGVLAVLNGTTDEELARDIAMHVAAVNPKYISRDQVSEEEANREREVLTQQALQEGKPENIVAKMVEGRLNKFFEEICLLDQAFVKNPDEKVKQVVGAKNATVQTYVRYEVGEGIEKRQDNFAEEVMSQVKK; encoded by the coding sequence ATGGCAATTACTGCTCAATTAGTTAAAGAACTGCGTCAAAAAACGGGTGCAGGTATGATGGACTGTAAAAAAGCGTTAACAGAAACTGATGGTGACATCGACAAAGCAATCGATCTTCTAAGAGAAAAAGGAATCGCAAAAGCTGCGAAAAAAGCAGACCGTATTGCGGCAGAAGGATTAACTCTTATCAAAACTGACGGCAACACAGGCGTTATCCTAGAAGTGAACTCTGAGACTGATTTCGTTGCGAAAAACGAAGGATTCCAAACACTTCTTAACGAACTTGCTGATCATTTACTTGCTGCTAAACCTGCAACAATTGAAGAAGCTCATGCTTCTAAAATGGAAAACGGTTCAACAGTTGAAGAGCATATCACATCTGCAATTGCGAAAATCGGAGAGAAAATCACTCTACGTCGTTTCTCTGTCATCACGAAAGAAGATAACGCAGCATTCGGTTCTTACTTGCACATGGGCGGACGCATCGGTGTATTAGCGGTTCTTAACGGAACAACTGATGAAGAGCTTGCAAGAGACATTGCAATGCACGTTGCTGCTGTAAATCCTAAATATATTTCTCGTGACCAAGTGTCAGAAGAAGAAGCAAACCGTGAGCGCGAAGTATTAACGCAGCAAGCACTTCAAGAAGGAAAGCCTGAAAACATCGTAGCTAAAATGGTAGAAGGCCGTCTAAACAAATTCTTCGAAGAAATTTGCTTACTTGACCAAGCGTTCGTTAAAAACCCAGATGAAAAAGTGAAACAAGTTGTAGGTGCGAAAAACGCAACTGTTCAAACTTATGTTCGCTACGAAGTGGGCGAAGGTATCGAAAAGCGTCAAGACAACTTTGCTGAAGAAGTGATGAGCCAAGTGAAAAAATAA